The following coding sequences are from one Granulicella arctica window:
- a CDS encoding peptidoglycan-binding domain-containing protein, whose product MRFGRILLSSSLIVASAVPALAMTHSRRGPTSPKLFNKHTAKVAHSNSQRAIDDSRATAIQTALISHGYLSGEATGHWDNQTEAAMQKMQADNGWQTKLIPDSRAIIKLGLGPNQEAEASSTGGEISTR is encoded by the coding sequence ATGCGGTTTGGACGAATCCTTCTTTCCTCATCCCTGATCGTCGCCTCCGCAGTTCCCGCTCTCGCGATGACGCATTCGCGCCGTGGCCCAACTTCGCCAAAGCTCTTCAACAAGCACACGGCGAAGGTCGCTCATTCCAACTCACAGCGAGCCATCGACGACAGTCGCGCAACAGCAATTCAGACCGCACTCATCTCGCACGGATATCTCAGCGGCGAAGCAACTGGACATTGGGATAATCAGACGGAAGCCGCAATGCAGAAGATGCAGGCCGACAATGGTTGGCAGACAAAGCTCATTCCCGACTCTCGCGCCATCATCAAGCTCGGTCTAGGACCAAATCAGGAAGCCGAAGCATCTTCAACAGGCGGCGAAATCAGCACCCGCTAA
- a CDS encoding bifunctional 4-hydroxy-2-oxoglutarate aldolase/2-dehydro-3-deoxy-phosphogluconate aldolase — translation MDKVQILETLREIGLVPVLRAESHSKALALATAIAAGGVTVLEITMTIPGAMHVMRRLAEERPDILIGAGTVLDPETARMCILEGAKFIVSPALNVKTIEMCQRYSIAVLPGALTPTEIVTAWEAGADVIKVFPANAMGGAKYLKSIKAPLPQVELIPTGGVTLDTATEFLAAGSFALGVGADLVDAKAMADGKPELITETARKYLAIVKAFRESQKA, via the coding sequence ATGGATAAGGTTCAGATACTAGAGACGCTGCGCGAGATCGGACTTGTTCCGGTGCTTCGGGCTGAGTCGCACTCGAAGGCGCTTGCGCTGGCGACAGCGATTGCTGCAGGCGGAGTGACGGTGCTCGAGATTACGATGACGATTCCAGGAGCGATGCATGTGATGCGTCGGCTTGCGGAGGAACGTCCAGACATTCTGATCGGCGCTGGAACGGTGCTCGATCCAGAGACTGCGCGGATGTGCATTCTGGAAGGAGCCAAGTTCATCGTCAGTCCGGCGCTGAACGTGAAGACGATCGAGATGTGTCAGCGCTACTCGATTGCTGTTCTTCCTGGAGCGTTGACTCCGACAGAGATCGTCACGGCCTGGGAGGCTGGCGCGGACGTAATCAAGGTGTTTCCGGCGAATGCGATGGGTGGAGCGAAGTATCTCAAGTCGATCAAGGCACCTCTGCCGCAGGTTGAACTGATTCCGACAGGCGGAGTGACGCTTGATACTGCGACCGAGTTTCTGGCTGCTGGTTCGTTTGCGCTTGGTGTTGGAGCAGATCTTGTGGATGCGAAGGCAATGGCTGACGGAAAACCAGAGCTGATAACGGAGACAGCGCGTAAGTATCTGGCGATCGTCAAGGCGTTTCGCGAGAGCCAGAAGGCATAA